The Acidobacteriota bacterium genome window below encodes:
- a CDS encoding flavodoxin, which translates to MNPSIAVFYGSTTGNTQMAAEKIKARLGARVPDLHDVISAEPDQLERYDLILFGVPTWNVGEMQDDWADFIPRMEGLSLAGKKVAFFGVGDARGYPENFLDALGELWEAVTALGNPQLIGVWPTEGYNFEESKGMYDDDHFLGLGLDEDNESELTDGRIEEWITQVLQEAGIPDLADTGEVAPASASLTGASR; encoded by the coding sequence CCATTGCAGTGTTCTACGGCTCGACGACGGGCAACACCCAGATGGCCGCCGAGAAGATCAAGGCCCGGCTCGGCGCGCGCGTGCCGGATCTGCACGACGTCATCAGCGCGGAACCGGATCAGCTCGAGCGTTACGACCTCATTCTGTTCGGGGTACCGACCTGGAACGTCGGAGAGATGCAGGACGACTGGGCGGACTTCATCCCGCGCATGGAGGGGCTGAGTCTCGCCGGCAAGAAGGTCGCATTCTTCGGGGTAGGCGACGCGAGGGGCTATCCGGAGAACTTCCTCGACGCGTTGGGCGAGCTCTGGGAGGCGGTCACGGCCCTCGGGAATCCACAACTCATCGGGGTCTGGCCGACCGAGGGCTACAACTTCGAGGAATCGAAGGGGATGTACGACGACGACCACTTCCTCGGACTCGGCCTGGACGAGGACAACGAATCGGAGCTGACCGACGGGCGCATCGAGGAGTGGATCACGCAGGTCTTGCAGGAAGCCGGTATCCCCGACCTGGCGGATACCGGCGAAGTGGCGCCGGCGAGCGCTTCGCTCACTGGCGCATCAAGGTAA